The following is a genomic window from Oncorhynchus kisutch isolate 150728-3 linkage group LG6, Okis_V2, whole genome shotgun sequence.
ACATATACACAAATCCACTGAAACACACAAATGTGGTGAAGACATTATGGGACCAAAAATGAAATAGTCTTGAGACTTTCCTCTTCATTCCAGATTGGAATGTAGACATGTTTCCATCTAAAAGAGTGGCTGAATTTGGTACAGTGGttgtgtttgtttgctttggccaAAAGCAATGGGTACATGCGGGAGTAGGGTCGTGTCAATTGAATTCCTACCTGAAACGTTTTGTAATTGCACGCGGCTTGTGGCGTTGTTCGAGAACTACGTGCTTGTTGCTTGCCAATCATAGCTTTAATGTTGTTCTATCCAGCGAATCATCGTTTAGAACAGAAAAACCACCCGCCCCATTTCCTTCGACATTTTGGTGGCTTTGTGAAATTTACTGGCGGGTGGTTTTTGAAATAGTTGTTTTGAACAAAACTAGTCAGGGGAATATTCCAGATAACAGTAAATACTTAAAACATTAATGGCACTttcttttaaaaaaaacaaaatttcTGTTGAAATGATTGTCTCATATATTAGGCTATCATAACAATACGATATATCTACCTAGTAATTTCAAAATTACATTAAAGCGTAGCTGTCAACCTGCGAAATCAGATGCATTTTTTAAATGCAACAACCGAATTTCTTCAGTGATAGAATTGATCTTTGTGTACGCTGCGTGAGAACATTGCTTGCTAGTTGCTACATTGTTGAGGCCTGAAACCTTCCCCGGGAAAATTTGCTAGCCACTCAGCCAGCGTGTCTGTCACTCGCAGCAGGAGCCGCAATAATGGCGAAGGTTCAAGTACTAAATGTCGCTGTCCTCGATAACCCGAGTCGATTCGGAAACCCATTTCAATTCGAAATAACATTTGAGTGCATGGAAGACCTGCCAGAAGGTAAGTGTTGTGCTCATCTGTCGAATTATTACTTTGTTTATTCTCATCTAACGATTTAtggctagcttgctaacgttagctcgcTAGCTAAATCTCAGACGATTTAtggctagttagctaactgagattCTCAACTAGGCTAGCTACTTCATGTTCAAACTGGCAATTTAGCTAGCGAACTAACGTTATCAAAATTGCCATAAATCGTCAGATGAGAATTAAAGTAGTTATTCGACCGGTGGCAAACAATGGTTAATTGATCCCTTATGTCTACTGAACAAAGAGGTGGCtcgtttttttgtattttttaaacaaataaataaataaaacacattgTACTTTGTGATATTGCTAAGCTACACGATGGCGTTAgttgatattactagttagtTGATATGGCTAGTTTGTTGATATTGCTAGTTAGTTGGGTACTTTGCCTATAGCTGGCTAGCTTAGCCAGAATGGTGTCCAACTTTTGTTTGTATTTTGTTGGCTGCGGCGGGGAATTCTGACGGAGGTAACTAACGTTAACTTCTAGAACACGCATTGACATGTCCACTTGCCTTTCGCGTTATCTACCCAAACAATCAAATCATTTCACAGGTGTCATTGATAACAGCATTCTGACCAGAGCAGTCTTCACAGTCCAGCAATTTCCTTGCTTTCTCCAACATTTCGAACTGAGTTTGTGGGTCCGGAAGacagtgatttgatttgatacttttTTTTGTGTTGCAGATCTTGAGTGGAAGATCATATATGTGGGTTCAGCAGAGAGTGAAGAATATGACCAGACCCTTGACTCTGTTCTGGTTGGCCCAGTACCAGCCGGGAGGCACATGTTTGTGTTCCAGgtgagttttttttatatatttttttttatctataGATGGCAGTAACTAACAATATTATTTCAGCAGTAGTCTGGCTGCAGCTTTCCTTGCCcctcttcatttctctctctccgagTGGGCCTGCTCTGACTTGGGGCCAAGGCCAGGCCACTGGTACTTTTTAAGATATAATTTACATAACAAGGGCCAACTGTGAACATTTGTTAACACCTTCACAAAGCAACTGATTTGATGATGCAGAGATTGATTCTGTCCTTAGTGACAGCCCTAGCGATGGAAACCTTTCCCAAACAACACTGAGCTTATAACATAATCACTAGCAACACTGGTGCTGTATTGGAGAAATCAGATATAGAAACTACACCCTCCCTCttacccctctcttctcctgccttCCTCCTTGCACCTCATCTACTGTATGTTATCCTTCAACAGGcggatgccccaaacacgggTCTGATTCCAGAAAGTGATGCTGTCGGCGTAACTGTGGCGCTAATCACCTGTACATACCGCGGACAGGAGTTCATTCGTATCGGGTACTACGTCAACAACGAGTACACCGACCCTGAGCTGCGGGAAAACCCACCCATAAAACCTGACTATGGACAGGTAAAGGAGGAAACTCAATGGGTGTGCTTGACTGTGTTTCCTTCCAGGAAGATGTTCAAGTTGTGTTAGTCGTATGTATAGGATACATAAGGTATACActgtccaacgaaatgcttacttgcactTTACTTGTTCTCTCCCATCTGCCCTTGTTCCCATTCACATATCTGACAGGACTGTTACATTAATATTGTGTAAACTAGGTGGAGCTATTGCTTACACCTACCAATTTTTATCAGATCCATGAAGGGGAATGAATGATGGCAGGAGAGGGGACAACTTTTTGGAATTAAATTAAATCTTTGCGTTGTGAAAATATCCATTAATACATTGGTCTTAAAGTGCAAACTCCGCTCACTCCGCTCACTCATCAGGGGCATGTGTGCCACAGTACTGCTCAGTCTTTAGTATAATGTAAAAATGGAACATGTCTTACTGCAAATATAAGTACATCTACTGAATAATTTCCCTCTTTAATGCTGTTTGTCTTCCAGCTCCAGAGAAATATTTTGGCTTCAAACCCACGTGTAACAAGATTCCATATCAACTGGGAAGGGTGTGCAGAAAGAATGGAAGACTCAGAGAATGTGGATCCTGCCCCCAACTCTATGCTGCCCCCATCTTGCCTCCCGGGCAAGGCCCCACCCATAGGGttgctacctgacaactctaTGGACTGCTTGTAGAGGgaaacatacatatacacataatcTTTGATCAACCCAAGCACTATAAGCAGAAGAATGGACGTGGACATTCTGACTTGGATGTACAGCCAGCTTTGCCTTACAGCTGCCCTTATTTCCCAGAAACTGTCAACAACACACTCCCACCTTGGACTACAGTGTCTTGCAACCAAGACAATCTTTCTGGAGTAATCTTTATCTATTGGAAATTTTTCACTTTCATGTCTATAACATGGTGAAAAAAAGTTATAAAACTAATTCACCCCTTCATTTTTAATACTATCAACAGGGCAACAGCTGAAGTATCCAAGTTTCCATAGATGGTTAGCAGCTAATTGGCAGAAATACTGATTCACACCAACTAGTCAGCTGTTAATTATGTGATGTAAATACCAACAGAGGATTATGACACTAATGAAGCAAAATGGAGGAAGAAATGACTCAAGTTGCAGGAAGGAAAATAATGGTGGTATTTTTTTGTACTTTCTGAGCCATTGTGTTTCAGTGGTTATGGCCCTTATAGCATTTGAGTTACACTTTTCCCTGTTGGTGTTTTGGGAGACTTTTGgatgggtggggtgggggtgggggatgCTAATAATGGAATGTACATATGTTTATTTTCCTGTGTGccatttttgtttttgaaataaaaatCTTTTTGTTATGTGATGTGTGATTGTCCCTGACAAGCTTTGAGACGTGATCAAAATGGCAGATGTTGAACTCTAGGAGAATCACCTTTTTTCAACTTTGAAGGGTTTGGCATTGAAAATAATGGGTGGGGCTTCCTCGACTTTTTGTTGCATTCATAAATATCTGTAGTGAAGTATGCACACCTGTAGTGCACACTTTGAAATAGGTAGCCTTGCTTACTTGTTGCCATGCAATTTGAATTACAGTTGTGTTCAAGACAAATGTTAACATGCACATCTCCCTTTTTCACTGAATCATGTTCTCTTGTCATTGACTTCAGAGTTCATTGGATGTAATTGTAATCCTTTAGTGAACGGTTTGCTGAAAAAAACATGCATGTATGGACGCTTGCAATTATGGATAGCTATGAAATGTATGGCTGTCATTTTCTGCATAGGAGATAATGGCAAAAGCAGTATGTTGATGTGGGCTGTCTGGTGGTAAAATCTGATATCTAGGACGATTCGTGCAATATGAAATATTATAACTAAATGACACTGGTTTCCTTACCAGTCATACTaacaacatttacatttttgtccaATTTAGCTGTTTTAAGATGCATATAattcgctctggataaaagcgtcgatctgctaaattactcaatcTAAATGTACATTTACCGATATAACTTGGAATGTATCAAGCGGTTTACTCCGAGATAATTTATTTGAGATATTCTGAAAATCTAGTCTCCGCGTGCGTTACATTCTAACCAACTTTCTAAAAATAGCCCGTCTTGACGTCACACAGCCAATCACGGATTAGTCGGGCGGGAGGGGTCGGTATAGGGCCAGTTTGCTACAGGCCTTGCATTTCGATAATACTTTATTATGCACGAATAAGACGAACATTTGGAAGCGGTGAATCATACCTGAATTTCTCGACCATTGAGTTAACCAAAATCAGCAAGGAAAACCCAACCATTTGGCAAACTAGAGGAAaataatagatgacgttattagcTGGTCTGAGAAGGCGGGCTAAAAATACAATTTGACAGATACCAATAGACAAATCACAACATCACAACGATTGGATTTACTGATGCATATCCAATCAACAGTTGTCTCGTACTGTCTGTCACATAAGTATTGGCCAATGAGGTATATTCAGGGGGTGGATCTCTGAAGCAAGAGTTCGTCTCTCTGTAGTCTGAGGATTAATGGACGGCTGTTGATTTTGGCAAGTAAGCCACAGCTGATCGGATCTGAAACCTGAGAAATCATCGGACCTTAGCTCAAGGAAAGGGAGGGGCTGCTATCGATTTGCAATAATAATTACTTGGAAAAGTGGATATATAAGGTTTTTGTGTTGGAATACATTGGAAAGTAAAGGGCCTTTAGTGGGGTCtgcaagtgactgactgactgatagttagctagctatctaggaAGGCGACGATAGCTAGCGAGCTAGCCAGGCGCGCCGAACCGGTTCGAAGTTCTTGATTGTACCAGGTAGAGCTAAGCAACATTCGCTACCGAAATAGAGGGAAAACCGGCTAGCTAGCTAGGTCGTTGGCTAGCCGTTGGCTGGCCAGCTAGCTAGCCTGTGCAGGTAGCtagtttaccccccccccccctccccggatAAAGGAAAAGTAGTAGCGGAGTACAATTGACACCTCACTGTTGGCTAGTTAGCCATGATAACAGCCAGCTAGTAGCCAGCTTCCTCAAATACAGAAGTAAAAGGGCTCGTGAAAACTCAAAAGTATCCCAGATCCAAGGGATCCCTATCGGCCTGCAATCATGGGCAACGCGCCCACCGCCAAGAAGGGCAACGAGATGGAAAGTGGTGAGTTTACCTTGCTTCCTACTAGTAGTACTAGCTGCTTGACAACTAACAGTAACTAAGGTTTGTTACATGTCTGCGGGATGAAAGTAATATACAATATGCATTCAAGATCCTAGTCATTGTGGCCTAGTCATTACATGTATGTATTCTTTAGAATCTCCAGCCCTGTAAGCTTGTATGGTAAATTATACGCGCCCTAGACCCCCCTCTTCACTTTGGCCTCTTGTTGATCAGATTGTGCGCTTATATATGATTATATAGCTATTGAGTATTGACAAAGGTAAAGCCTTTTATCTTGAATTTCCAAAAGGTTAGTCTGGTTGTAGCCAGGAAACCCCCCAAAACCAGACGGGCAACTTGACACGCACATGTCAGCCAATTACCACTACACATATCTACCTACTGCATCCTATTTTCACAACAAATGATAGGCCTAGGCTACCACCTGTCATACCTGGGGGTCATGTACAACAGTTGATAGTTCTCTGCAGGACTGTCAATACTGAGTTTGATGTGAAACTAACTGAATTGACTACTACACTGCTCTTTCACCTGTATGTTTGGTAGTACTGCATCTTTATTTaggccagggatgggcaactttgatgggggtgggagccACAACAAATCTGAACTCCTCATTTGGGGCTGCAGTGGCTCAAGGGTCTGTAACCGCATCGATACCCACACTTGCAGTCAGAGGCCTAGGCTCCAAAGaaagccttttgggggccctaagctaAATGTATGTTATGAGTTAATTTCCTGGAGTTCTACATATTTTGTCATGGGACGTAGAGAAACTGTTGCAGGTTTACAGCTAATTTCCAGCAgttcaacacattttgccataaggTCGAGAGAAATGTTTTAATATATGactgagagtgactaacaaattTGATGGGGCCACCCCGGTcggtaattcaaccatgattacAACCAGTTTAGCTAGTTTACCGCTAACTTACCAAcctaaaaaatgttagctgacataacaagagaaactgctgatgAACAACCACATTTTgcaattgcaccttgtgtattctactattgtgCGAAAGGCTAGAGTTGTGGCTTTCAAGgaacgggacactaatccggacgcttatgaGATATCCCACTATGTTTGATGCCTCTAACGAggcatcaaacaggcaaagcgtcaatacaggactaagatcaaatcatactacgccggctctgatgctcgtcggatgtgccagggcttgcaaactatcacagattacaaagggtaACTCAGCCACAAGTTGCCCAGTGATACGAGCCTACCAGACCAGCTAAATGAATTCTATGCTTGCATTGAGGCAAACACcattgaaacatgcatgagagcaccagcagttctggatgactgtgtgatctcgctctctgtAATACTGTCTGTAATACCGacgtttcaaacagaccaccatagatTACCTTGGTAGTCTCTGTACCCGAGAACATCTAAACGCCCCGTAGCACTCGCATCTCACATGCTTTGAATGGCTTGGTGCAcagcaacaccatcatcccagacaccctggacccactccagttCGCATacttccccaacagatccacagataacgcaatctctattgcacttcacactgccctttcccgcctggacaagaggaacacctaatGTGagtgcttttcattgactacagctcattgttgaacatcatagtgccctccaagctcatcactaagcactGGAACCTGGGACTGAACAACTCCATcgtcaactggatcctggacttcctgatagaCTGCCCCCAGATGGCGAGGTTAGGCAACAACACACCTCAGTGGTGTGTGTgcttactccctgttcacccacgactgcgtggccgtgCATGACTCCCAACATCTTCATGACATTTTCTGATGAGataatggtggtaggcctgatcgcaGTCAACGATGAGACCGCCTTTAGAGAGGTCAGTGGCCTGGCagtgtggttccaggacaacaacctctcccgtaGCGCcagaaagacaaaggagctgatcaagcACTTCAAGttcctggtgtccacatcactaaggaattaacatggtccacacaccaaCACGTTGTTAAGAACGCACAACAAAGCCTCTTCCCCCTACAGGAGGCAGAAAAGGTTTGGCATGCGCCCTCTGATCctaaaaaagttatacagctgcaccattgagagcatcctgactggctgcatcactgcttagTATGTTAACCCCTTGGCATccaaccgcaaggcgctacagagggtagtgcgtatggcccagtacatcattggggccgaGCTCTCTGACATCAAGGACCGCTATACCagttggtgtcagaggaaggccgtaaatggtcagactccaagtcaaactgttctctctgctactgcacggcaagcggtaccgatgcacaaAGTCTGGAACAAACCGGacactaaacccccccccccccccccccaagccataacactacTAAATAgttagtccaggtagctatttgctTATCTGCATTGACACTCTTTGCACTAACTATTTTGACTCATCTCacatgctgctactgtttattatatatcctgttgcctagtaacttttattttacctttacctaggcaagtcagttaagaaaaaatatatttactgtcggcctaggaacagtgggttaaatgccttgttcagggtcagagcgacagatttttaccttgtcagctcggggattcgatctagcaacctttcggttactggcccagcactctaaccactaggctacctggctattttacccctacctatgcATATATCTATCTCAATTACCTTGTGCCCCAGCACATTGTCTCGGtattggtaccccgtgtatatagccaagtta
Proteins encoded in this region:
- the LOC109880754 gene encoding histone chaperone asf1b-B codes for the protein MAKVQVLNVAVLDNPSRFGNPFQFEITFECMEDLPEDLEWKIIYVGSAESEEYDQTLDSVLVGPVPAGRHMFVFQADAPNTGLIPESDAVGVTVALITCTYRGQEFIRIGYYVNNEYTDPELRENPPIKPDYGQLQRNILASNPRVTRFHINWEGCAERMEDSENVDPAPNSMLPPSCLPGKAPPIGLLPDNSMDCL